Proteins from one Rhizobium sp. CB3090 genomic window:
- a CDS encoding GDP-mannose 4,6-dehydratase, with protein MPREHRLLITGANGFVGTWLQRELETRRLQGGIDLTVLTAGHGATSVLMADVSDKHQAMELIDTSRPSAIIHLAAIAAPSDARKAPDRAWDVNFRGTMNLAYAAMELAPDACFIFAGSSEAYGASFIDKAGAPVDEDTALKPMGVYGATKAAADMLLGQLAYEGLKTIRFRPFNHTGPGQTDAYVVPAFAKQIAEIEAGLRSPTLSVGNLSGFRDFLDVRDVVRAYADAALADSGADVLGKAFNLSLGQPTQIRQILDLLVELSGLQVNVEIDPLRLRGSEVPTASGQNHAAFTAFGWKPKIELRNTLNDVLTEWRQRVQSR; from the coding sequence ATGCCTCGCGAACATCGTCTTCTCATAACAGGTGCCAACGGCTTCGTTGGCACCTGGCTGCAACGCGAACTTGAGACACGCCGGCTTCAAGGCGGCATCGATTTGACGGTGTTGACCGCAGGTCATGGTGCCACATCGGTTCTAATGGCGGATGTCTCCGATAAGCACCAGGCAATGGAGCTTATCGACACCTCTCGTCCCTCCGCGATCATTCATCTTGCTGCAATTGCTGCTCCCAGCGATGCCCGTAAGGCTCCCGATCGTGCCTGGGATGTAAACTTTCGCGGAACCATGAATCTTGCTTACGCGGCGATGGAGCTCGCGCCGGATGCATGCTTCATTTTTGCAGGCAGTTCAGAGGCTTATGGTGCCTCATTTATCGACAAGGCGGGCGCGCCGGTCGACGAAGATACCGCCCTTAAGCCCATGGGCGTTTATGGCGCGACGAAGGCCGCTGCAGATATGCTGCTCGGCCAGCTCGCATATGAGGGACTGAAGACAATCCGCTTCCGTCCGTTCAATCATACTGGGCCGGGCCAAACCGACGCCTATGTGGTGCCTGCATTTGCGAAGCAAATTGCGGAGATTGAAGCAGGCCTTCGTTCTCCGACGCTCAGCGTCGGAAATTTGTCCGGATTTCGAGATTTTCTTGATGTCAGGGATGTCGTGCGCGCCTATGCCGACGCGGCACTCGCCGATTCGGGGGCCGACGTTCTTGGCAAGGCTTTCAATCTGTCCTTAGGCCAACCGACGCAGATTCGCCAAATACTCGACCTGCTCGTAGAGCTGTCAGGACTACAGGTGAATGTCGAAATTGACCCGCTTCGCTTGAGGGGGTCGGAGGTGCCGACGGCGTCCGGTCAAAATCACGCTGCATTTACCGCTTTTGGATGGAAGCCGAAAATTGAGTTGCGCAACACACTTAACGATGTCCTCACTGAGTGGCGTCAGCGAGTGCAGTCGCGGTAA
- a CDS encoding GDP-mannose 4,6-dehydratase yields MKLAKKVLITGITGQDGAYLAELLLQKGYEVYGLARRSSTSDVNLSRLQWLGIERDVQIVDGDLQDLSGLVRTMRDVKPDEVYNLAAQSFVRSSWQQPFLTGQVTGLGVTNMLEALRLESPGARFYQASSSEMYGLIQEPMQSETTPFYPRSPYAVAKLYGHWLTVNYRESFGLHASSGILFNHESPLRGIEFVTRKVTDGVARIKLGLATELRLGNIDAKRDWGHSKDYVRAMWQMLQQEVADDYVIATGRTTTVRDMCAIAFRHAGLDIDEHLIIDPELFRPAEVDVLLGDSTKARQKFGWEAKITLEEMIVEMVEADLKRLEK; encoded by the coding sequence ATGAAATTGGCGAAAAAAGTGTTGATAACAGGCATTACGGGTCAGGACGGCGCCTATCTTGCAGAATTGCTGTTGCAAAAGGGTTACGAAGTTTACGGCCTTGCTCGGCGATCAAGCACTTCAGACGTCAATCTTAGCCGCCTCCAATGGCTGGGGATCGAGCGTGATGTTCAAATTGTCGACGGCGACCTCCAGGATCTTTCCGGCCTCGTTCGAACCATGCGGGACGTCAAGCCGGACGAGGTCTACAACCTTGCTGCGCAGTCATTTGTAAGATCCTCTTGGCAGCAGCCTTTTTTGACGGGGCAAGTTACCGGTCTCGGTGTGACGAATATGCTTGAAGCCTTACGTCTGGAGAGCCCCGGCGCTCGTTTTTATCAGGCATCCTCGTCCGAAATGTATGGCCTTATTCAGGAGCCAATGCAATCGGAGACGACTCCGTTCTATCCGCGGTCGCCTTATGCGGTCGCGAAACTCTACGGTCATTGGCTGACGGTCAACTATCGCGAAAGTTTTGGCCTACACGCATCGAGCGGTATCTTGTTCAATCACGAATCTCCCCTGCGCGGCATTGAATTCGTGACCAGGAAGGTCACTGACGGCGTCGCCCGTATTAAGCTCGGCCTCGCGACTGAACTGCGCCTTGGAAATATAGATGCAAAGCGCGATTGGGGTCATTCCAAGGATTATGTCCGCGCCATGTGGCAGATGCTGCAGCAGGAAGTCGCCGACGATTACGTCATTGCGACAGGCCGGACGACAACTGTACGAGATATGTGCGCGATCGCTTTCCGACATGCCGGCCTCGACATAGACGAACATCTCATCATCGATCCCGAGCTCTTCCGTCCCGCCGAAGTGGATGTTCTGCTCGGCGATTCAACCAAGGCTCGGCAAAAATTTGGCTGGGAAGCCAAAATCACGCTCGAAGAAATGATCGTCGAGATGGTTGAAGCCGATTTGAAGCGGCTTGAGAAGTGA
- a CDS encoding UbiA family prenyltransferase, with protein sequence MQEAARRDSDVDGAKSSELSANRFPIVVDLDDTLIVTDTLYEQIAIGLFTKPLRVVSAFARLARGRAALKAALAHEIDLTHVELPIRQDLVHWLHEQAERGHEIHLCSAASQPIVETVAKRLGIFASAVGSSQANLKGKSKANYLKGRFPEGFVYVGDSSADLAVWKEASAIVLAGTAPSVAKTARGLGKPIEAEFQNPSLSVKNFLKALRVHHWSKNVLIFLPLILGHAWNDIPLIIHTMLAFICLLMVTSATYLLNDIADLDADRRHWSKRNRALASGRMSIPFGFALSGTLLVVAFLSAIIITPVFAAALGSYLVITGSYSLGLKRIPLLDTLIIGVLFTIRLVMGIVLFSQPSPAWLLTFSVFFFFSLAVAKRHTEIVRAAVTGSHSLASRGYRVEDAPLTLTLGVSSAIASLVVLVLFIIGEMLPAHVYNHPQILAGMPLILSIWLGRIWLLAHRGDMNDDPVSFALRDRTSLILGGFAALLFLAAL encoded by the coding sequence ATGCAGGAAGCTGCACGCAGAGACAGTGACGTCGACGGTGCAAAATCGAGCGAATTGTCGGCAAATAGATTTCCCATAGTTGTCGATCTCGATGATACATTGATCGTTACTGATACACTGTACGAACAAATTGCAATTGGCTTGTTCACCAAACCTCTTCGCGTCGTAAGTGCGTTTGCCCGCCTCGCAAGGGGGCGTGCAGCGTTAAAGGCCGCTCTTGCTCATGAAATCGATCTAACCCACGTGGAGCTTCCGATCCGACAGGATTTGGTGCATTGGCTACATGAGCAGGCGGAACGTGGCCACGAGATTCATCTTTGCTCCGCCGCTAGCCAACCGATCGTCGAAACCGTAGCAAAGCGGCTTGGTATTTTTGCTAGCGCGGTCGGCTCGTCCCAGGCAAATCTGAAAGGCAAATCAAAAGCCAACTATTTGAAAGGGCGCTTTCCGGAAGGCTTCGTCTATGTCGGGGACAGTTCGGCTGATCTTGCTGTTTGGAAAGAGGCGAGTGCAATTGTGCTGGCTGGGACAGCGCCATCTGTCGCCAAAACAGCCCGCGGCTTGGGCAAGCCGATAGAAGCTGAATTTCAAAACCCTTCTTTGTCAGTGAAGAATTTCCTGAAGGCGCTGCGCGTCCACCATTGGTCCAAAAACGTCCTGATATTCCTGCCGCTAATTCTTGGGCACGCGTGGAATGATATTCCACTAATTATTCATACGATGCTGGCCTTCATTTGCCTGCTAATGGTAACCTCAGCGACCTATCTTCTGAACGACATAGCCGATCTTGATGCAGACCGTCGCCATTGGTCGAAACGGAATCGGGCGCTCGCAAGCGGTCGCATGTCAATCCCATTTGGCTTTGCGCTCTCGGGCACACTGCTGGTCGTAGCCTTCCTCTCCGCGATCATAATTACTCCTGTTTTTGCCGCCGCACTTGGAAGTTATCTTGTCATCACCGGCTCTTATTCGCTCGGTTTGAAGCGGATCCCACTGCTCGACACGCTAATCATTGGCGTCCTGTTTACTATCAGACTTGTGATGGGAATCGTCCTCTTCAGCCAACCCAGTCCGGCTTGGCTTCTGACATTTTCCGTGTTTTTCTTTTTCTCGCTGGCAGTCGCCAAAAGACATACCGAAATCGTTCGAGCCGCTGTCACGGGATCGCACAGCTTAGCCAGCCGCGGCTATCGCGTTGAGGATGCCCCCTTGACACTCACACTTGGTGTGTCGTCTGCTATCGCGTCCCTCGTAGTCCTTGTACTTTTCATTATCGGCGAAATGCTGCCGGCACATGTCTATAACCATCCACAGATATTGGCAGGAATGCCGCTCATCCTTTCAATCTGGCTTGGGCGTATATGGCTGCTCGCCCATCGCGGCGACATGAACGATGATCCGGTGAGTTTCGCCCTTCGCGACCGCACTAGCCTTATACTTGGTGGTTTTGCTGCCCTCCTTTTTCTGGCGGCTTTATGA
- a CDS encoding FAD-binding oxidoreductase: protein MIRFSSSEDIRSWGGVLQARHNVARPQWRDELPEVLAVARHSGSPILATGLRRSYGDTGLNPDGAILDMTALDRAIFFDPDSGILRAEAGVSFDMLLKMLIRRGFFLPVTPGTRFVTLGGAIANDVHGKNHHSAGTLGRWVRRIGLLRSDGLEIELTPQENTGLFGATIGGLGLTGVITWAEIETVRIASAIMDVENIPFENLDEFFQIARQSDGEYEYTVAWVDCLAKGKDLGRGLFTRGNHASKGARLPTKADPKLTIPFNFPSLVLNKLSLGAFNSLYYWKGKRNAGGSKVPIHPFFYPLDSIGHWYRMYGRRGMYQYQSAVPPESERDATKAMLELISAAGEGSFLAVLKTFGDKSSLGMLSFPRPGTTLALDFPNRGSSTLRLMGRLDAIVREAGGRLYPAKDGRMPADMFRAGYPHWQDFAKYIDPAFESHFWRRVGQ from the coding sequence ATGATTCGATTTTCCTCATCCGAAGACATCCGATCTTGGGGCGGCGTGTTGCAGGCGCGACACAATGTTGCCCGACCACAGTGGCGAGACGAGTTACCGGAGGTCCTTGCGGTGGCGCGGCACAGTGGGTCACCGATTCTGGCGACCGGTCTGCGTCGGTCCTATGGCGATACGGGCCTCAATCCGGATGGCGCAATTTTGGATATGACCGCTCTTGATAGGGCGATCTTCTTCGATCCGGATTCCGGCATTCTACGGGCCGAAGCTGGCGTGTCGTTCGACATGCTTTTAAAGATGTTAATACGGAGGGGTTTCTTTCTGCCCGTCACTCCAGGCACCCGATTTGTGACGTTGGGTGGGGCGATCGCCAACGATGTGCATGGTAAGAACCATCATAGTGCCGGAACGTTGGGGCGCTGGGTGCGGCGCATCGGACTGTTGCGGTCTGATGGTTTAGAGATCGAATTGACCCCTCAGGAAAACACTGGGCTCTTTGGAGCAACGATTGGCGGGCTGGGGTTAACGGGCGTGATCACCTGGGCCGAGATCGAAACGGTCAGGATCGCCAGCGCTATAATGGACGTCGAAAACATTCCATTCGAAAATCTAGATGAATTCTTCCAGATCGCCAGGCAAAGCGATGGCGAGTATGAATATACCGTTGCGTGGGTTGATTGCCTCGCCAAAGGGAAAGATCTAGGTCGCGGTCTATTTACGCGTGGAAATCATGCGTCGAAAGGCGCGCGGTTGCCTACCAAGGCAGATCCCAAACTGACGATTCCCTTTAATTTTCCAAGCCTCGTTCTCAATAAGCTGTCCTTAGGTGCATTCAACAGCTTGTATTACTGGAAGGGCAAACGTAATGCGGGTGGCAGCAAGGTCCCGATCCACCCGTTTTTCTATCCGCTAGATTCGATCGGCCATTGGTATCGAATGTATGGTAGGCGCGGTATGTATCAGTATCAGTCTGCCGTCCCACCTGAGAGTGAAAGGGACGCCACCAAAGCGATGTTGGAACTGATTTCGGCAGCGGGCGAGGGGTCGTTTCTCGCTGTGCTCAAGACCTTTGGTGACAAATCTTCGCTCGGGATGCTGTCTTTTCCTCGACCCGGAACAACGTTGGCCTTGGATTTTCCGAACCGTGGTTCGTCGACTCTCCGGCTGATGGGGCGGCTCGACGCAATAGTGCGTGAAGCTGGGGGCAGGCTTTATCCTGCCAAGGACGGAAGAATGCCGGCTGATATGTTCCGTGCCGGTTATCCTCATTGGCAGGATTTTGCCAAATATATAGACCCCGCGTTCGAATCCCATTTTTGGAGGAGAGTCGGACAATGA